The sequence below is a genomic window from Peromyscus maniculatus bairdii isolate BWxNUB_F1_BW_parent chromosome 17, HU_Pman_BW_mat_3.1, whole genome shotgun sequence.
GTGCCCTACCTGGTAGGTGCTGGTGAGGCCCAGGCGGTAGAACACGGGCAGGAAGAGCAGGGCGGTGAGCAGCGAGTTGAGCAGCTGGCCCGCGCACATCCACAGGAACTTGAGGCCGTAGCGCGCCGCCTCGGCGGGGACCCCGAGCACCTGCACGGCCGACATGAAGCTGGCGGCCAGCGACAGCCCCACGGGCACGGCCGCCAGCTGCCGGCCGCCGGTGAAGAAGTCGTCGGCGCTGCGCTGGCCGCCGCGGGCCAGGCCGACCCACAGCCCGATGCCCGTGGACACCAACAGCATGGCCGCGAACACGCCGTAGTCCCAGGCCCCGAAGGTGGCCCGCGCCCCGGCCTCGGCGCCCTCCATGCGGACAGGTGGCTGGGTGCGGGGAGGATGCGGAGCTGTCCGGGAGCCTCGGTCGGTGCGCGCGCCCCGGTCCTGCCGTCGGTCCCGGTCTGCGCGCCGCGGATTTATTGGGCTCCGGGGTCAGCGCGGCTCCGCCCCCAGCCTGGGAGGCGGGCGCGACCCGCACCCTTTCCGCCCTGCGGCTGGCGGGCCTGCAGGGGTGCGGGCGGCGAGGGTGGGGGCCCGCTCCGCGACACTCTCGGCGCCGGACACCCTCTCCCACGTCCAGGGCTGTGGGCGGACGGGGCAATGGAGGCTCCGACCCGCGCCGCACGGCCTGCCGGGCTTCGGTACCCGGCACTGGGGTTCCCTGCCGGGGGCTTCCGGGCTCCCTAAGGAAAGGCGCAGGACTGAGTCCCTCCCCCCGCGGGCTCTGCCCTTTTCCCAGTGTGGGGCAGAGAACTGTCCGACCTGTACTCCAACTGTCCCCGTCTGTACAGGGGCAGTCTGGAcctatctcgtgtgtgtgtgtgtgtgcgcgtggggtgtgtgtgtgcgcgcgcgtgtgtgtgtgcgtgcgtgtgtgtggtgtgcgtgtgggtgtgggtgtgtgggtgtgggtgtgtgtgcgtgtgtgtgcatgtgtgtgtgtgcagtgtgtgtgcgtgtggagtTCCGGCCGGGATGACAGGCGTGTATGCTCCACACCTGGCCTGgcctcctcttctccctgccttttcctccttccttcccacaggTTGGTCTCGAAAccgtggcaatcctcctgcctcggcttccctagtgctgggatgacaagtgcgGACCACCCTGCCTCCACAAACGCATTTGCTCGTTCTTTGGGCGCCCATCTTCCCCCTCAGTTGCTGGAACTCTGGCGAAGAACTGGGTCCTAAGCAGTTTTCGCAGCTCTAAGAGACTGAGGACTTGACCCGCCTGGGACGAGGCGGCCTGCGGCTCAGAAGCTGTCGCCGTGGGAGCCTTCCTGGATGAGCTGGTGGGGAACCTGGGGTGTCCAGGGTTGGTTCCCCGTGGAGTGCCCCACGTCTCGGGTGACCTAGCAAGTGAGGACCTGTGGCAGAGGCTCCCGGCTGCCTCAGGCTACAGACCGGCGCCGAGGGCCCCGCTCCCCCTCGGCCGGACTGGTGCTGTCCTGTCTGAGGCGAATCAGGGCCACAGCGGCAAGGGCCTGGGGCAGGAAGGAGCCCGGGTGCTGCCGGGGCAACCGGCTAGAGCCTCTCTTAGCCTTGGTGTGAGGGCGCGGGAGGGTGGGCGTCCTGTGGACGTTGAACTGAGGGCTTTCAGGTCTTCAAAACGCTTGAGAAGGGTAGAGCAGAACCAGGGGGGGATGGGACACCAGGCATCTCAGGACTAGGGGGAGATGGGATGGGCACCAGGCTTCTCAGGACTAGGGGGAGATGGGACGGGAACCAGGCATCTCAGGACTAGGGGGAGATGGGACGGGAACCAGGCATCTCAGGACTAGGGGGAGATGGGACGGGCACCAGGCTTCTCAGGACTAGGGGGAGATGGGACGGGAACCAGGCATCTCAGGACTAGGGGGAGATGGGACGGGCACCAGGCATCTCAGGACTAGGGTGAGATGGGACGGGCACCAGGCATCTCCCGGAGCGAACTGGGACTGGAGGGAGgcagtgaggtgggggtgggaagctTCCCGAACCAGGACTTTCTGCAGAGTCAGGCAGACTTCAAGTGTCGGATGACACTTGGGGACCCGGCTGGTAGTCACCACGAGCGCAGTGACTTGTGCCCAATGTTCTAGCTTCACTCAGAGCTGTGGCTGAAATCCAGCCCAGGGCTCGCTGGGTTCTATGCAGTTTGTTTTCCAGCCTGCAACTGGAGAACAGCTGGGCCTACAGGGatgagtcaccaccaccacccaccaccccaccGGGCAGGTGTCTCTTAAAAGCCCACTCAGGAGAACGAGGCCCGGCCGGCCCATGCTACCTGTAACAAACACCGAAACTATGTGTTTACAGGTGACCTGTGGGTGCACATGAATGCGGGTGCCTGTAGGTTAGAGTCACTGGGTCCCCTAGGGCTGGAGTGACAGATGTGGACCTAACAGAGGTGCTGGAGAccgactcaggtcctctgcaagagctgcggTAGCTCCATGCCCAAAGCATCAACTCCGGCACTGGGTGTGGCCAGAATTCCCTTGTCCAGAGAACTGTGAACCATGACGCCCCTCCCAAGGTGGAGACGGCAGCTCATCCTTGCCAACTGGGGGGAGTGGAGTAAGATCTTGACTCTTTTTGGTCGGTAAGATGACTCATGACCATAAAACTGGCTGCTCCTGGGGAAGGGGCCCACCAATTTGTACTGTCTTCGCCAGGGGagcagacgccctcttctggcctaagtTAAACATCTACAGACCTCAGGCCGTACAGAGTCTCACAAAGCACCCGAGGGTGGTACTTTTAACACTGCCTTCCACAATGGCTCTCCACCACCCGGCAGGAGGCCTGTGAGGGCAGCGGCCTGAGTGTGGCTGGCAGGATCGGTCAGAACCCAGCCAGGACAGGATGTGTTGGCCACATATGACTGAAGGACCCCACTGCTCCCTCCACGGTCCAACCCCACCTGCCCAGTCAACAGCTTGAGAGAAGTGCCTCTCTCCGGtcctccagggcagcctggggtgCAGGCTGCTGGGCTTGGCTGGCCCCATTCCCAGCGGCAGAGGTTTAGTGCCAGGACGATAAGGGGCTTTCAACCAGGTGGATTAATTCGTGCTTGGAATTCTCGGGCCTGAGCCGGCACCCTGGAGACCACGGACACAGCCACCTCTAATGTCACACACGGGCCTCGTCCCACACGACCTGCATCTGGCATGAAGCTGCTGGGTGCAGTTACAGAAAGGCCTGTGGGGACAGCCCGTGTCTAGGCACCCCCCGACCCCGTCCCCCCGACACAGAAACAAAAGCGCCAGGCAAGACTCTCTGGAGTTTTATTCAGCGGATCTCCGGGTCTAGAAGAACGTGTTAGGCCTCTTGGTGGTGAAGCGAGGCTTGTGCTGGCGCCGCAACACACGGTGTGGCAACGGGAACTTGATCTTGGAGTCCTGCGGAGAGGGAGGGGATGAATGTCCAGTGCTCAGCCGGGCGGAACACCCCCCACGGCCCTGCGTCAGCCCCTCTCGGGGTCACTCACGTGGAACTGCTTGACGGCCGGCCGGCGGCACTTGCCCGCAGCAATCTCTTCCACCTTCATGATCTGGATGGAGTGCGCGCGGGCTCGGTGCCGGGCACCCATGTCTCGGTCTGCGGGAGAAACCAGTCAGCCCCCGGGCACCCATGCGGCGCCTGCCCCCAGGGCTGTAGAACCTCCTGATTCACTCTGGGGGGCACCGCACAGCCCCCCAAAGGCGACGAAGCCCCTTTGCTGTGCGCACCACTGTTTAAACGGCCGCGACAGGCAGCGGCAGTTCTTGGGTTGGGTgccggggtgggtgggtggggccgaGGACTCACAGCACTGTGTGACGGCGCCCGCGGTGGTCAGGTCCCGGTACTCGCGGTACATGTTGTGCGTGCCGCTGCGGGAGTCATAGCGCAGCCAGATGCCGAAGTTCTTCACGCGCAGCGGCGACTTCTCAAACACCTGCGGGGCAGGAGGACAGTGAGCGTGCCGCCCTGGCTCGGCTGGGGTCCGGGCTGCACCCCGCGGGCCCGGGCCGCACCTGCCCGCAGTACACGATCTCCCCCGAGgacttcttcatcttcttcagcTGCGACACGAAGTACCAGAAGCGGGACTTGGCCACCACGTGGTTGGGGGCGAAGATGCGCATCCGGTACAGGGGTGGCGTGTGGCACTTCGGGGTGGGCAGACAGCGCCCCACCACCTTGTACTCCCGGAGCTGAAAGACAGGGGACCGGAGCCTGGCTCTCACCCCACGGGCTGGGCCTCTCCTGAGCGCCCGGGCCCAGCTCCGACGCGGGTGGCGGCCCTTGGCCCACGCGCTGCCATCCCCGGAGACCGCAGAGCATTTCCCCCAGGAGGCCGCCCTGTCCGAcccgggccagcctgggcctggCAGCCACCCCGCCCGCCGGGTTCGTCCTCCCCACGCAGCAGGCGGGCGATCCGGCCTCCGACTTGGAAACAGCCAGGGACGACTCAAGTCCTGACCGGTGCCCCCACCGCCGAGGGCTGAGCGCGCAGCTCCGACCTCGCGGCCCCAGGGCTGCAGGGGCGCACACGCGCGGGCGGCCAGAGGCGGAGGCCGAGCGCACCCCGGGCTGCTCAGAAACGGACGGCGTCCTCCCGAACGCCAACCACCAGGCTGAGCAGCCACGTCTGCTTTCTTTCTTGGGGGCCGAGGGGGCCGGGTTTTCCTCTACCCTGGAACTCGCGGCCATTCCCCTGCCCCAGCTTTCCGGTTCTGCTCTCCCGGGCGTGCGCCGCTGAGCCAGGCCGCCGCCCGGGCCGAGGAGGAGCGCGGCCCCCGCCGTCTCGCCCCGCGGCCCCCGCCGTCTCGCCCCGCGGCCCCCGCCGTCTCGCCCCGCGGCCCCCGCCGTCTCGCCCCGCGGCGCGCGCTCCCGCCCGGCCCCGCCACCCGCGCCTCCGCGGCGCCCGAGCACGCGGCGGCCGCCATGTTGCCGCGAGGGGCCCGCGGCTCCCGGTCGGTGCGCGGCCCGGGGCCTGCACGCGGGTCCCGGCGGCCgcgcgtccccccccccccccggcgcaCAGCCGCCCCGCGCGGCCCCGCGGCCCCCGCCGCGCCCCCCGCCGCCCCGCGGGCCCCTTACCGTGCCCGAGGCCTTCATGGCGGTCCGTGCTCCTCCGCCGCCTGCCGCAAAAGGAAGTGTCTCTTTCCGCGCAGGCTCTCACCATGGAGTCCCTGGCGGAAGTCCCGCCCTTCCGCGTGCCGTGCGGCCATTGGATGCCTCGCCTAGCGCTCTGAGATCTCAGCTTCTTTATTGGCTACAGGTCAGTGTGTCTACGCCCCGCCTCCCTCACGCAGACTACAATTCCCAGCAGGCAGCGCGACGAGCTTTTACAAGTTCCTCCGGAGCTACGACAGAGCCTCTGAGCGCGGGGCATGCTGGTAATGGTAGGCGTGGCGGGAATCCAGCgatctgccttcttttttttttttggcttttcgagacagggtttctctgtgtagcctcagctgtcctggaactcactctgtagcccaggctggcctcgaactcacggagatccacctgcctctgcctcccgagtgctgggattaaaggcgtgcgccaccaccgcccggctccagcgatctttctcttcttcctttctcattttacaTCATCTATGCATTCTTTAAACAGTTGTTATATTAGTTCTTATTTTGGGTGTGGGGTGTTTTTCCTGCAGGCGTGCGTGACCgcggaggccggaagagggcgtCGCGTCCCTGGGGCTGGATTTAATGGTCgtgagccatcctgtgggtgctgggactcgaactccACTCAGTGCTCTTGgttgctgagctctctctctagctccATCGGTTTTTTTAAACTCTGTAATCAATTTATTTCcctgtttgttgagacaggatttgtgCAGCCAAGGCCAGCCTCTAGCTCACtgtaattcccctgcctcaggttcctgatTCTTGGGACGCAGGAGTGTGCCACCCGCCGGCGCATGTAGCTGTTTCTTCAAAGAATTGTGTCCCTCGGTCTCTGCTTTTCCTGGAGACCGGCGACACTGTATGCTGTGTGTCTGCTCGGGGCCCCTAGGTGGCGCGAGCCTCCCTCGGCTCCGCTGCGGGGCAGAGCCGGACCTGTCTGGACCTATGTGGGCCTCCCGCTCCCATTGATCTCAGTGTGgcgcctcagtttccccaaccgTCGGAGGAAACCGCTAACACTCCTCGGTCCACAGGATAGTTCTAAGATTTAGAagttgggcgtggtggcacatgcccgtGGTCTTACCAacgagaaactgaggcaggaggatgccggCCGCTTACAGCCTCCCGAAATAAGCAGCATGTGACTGTGTGCAATGGGCAGGCCGGGACACGCGCCTCCCTCTGCTGGAACGCGCTGCTCGGTGCCTGCGTTCTGCAGGCTGCTGAAGTGGGGGCGTGGGTAGAGACACTCGGAAAGATGCAGGGCAGATCCTGGGGTGCAGCGAATACTCTGAGAGGGCACCGGGTAGGAAATGGAGATACAGAGGAATGAGGAAGAAGTCGGTACCCACAGGCCTTAACCTTGGGCCTGGCCTTGGCGTGAATGCCAAGTCTCCAAGGCCCAGGACCCACAGctagaggcagggtgctgggactGTCTGTTCTGCACATGTCCACTTTGGCCTCCCTGCGTGGCGGCAGGCtccagtctttcttttttttttttagatttatttatttattatgtatacagtgttctgtctgcacaccagaagagggcaccagatctcatcacagatggttgtgagccaccatgtggtttctaggaattgaacccaggacctctggaagagcagccagtgttcttaacctctgagccatctctccagcccccaggctcCAGTCTAACACACCTCCTGCTCCACTGGGCTCTACTCTTGGGGGCTGTGACGAATCCCATCAGGAACGCCTGTTGGTAGGACCTCAGGCTTCGTCATCGAAGGCTGTCAGGGTTCTGGACTGCGaggctgctgactctgcctctgtccttcctccatgCACCTGACTAATCTGGGGTCTCAGGCCGCCTTGCTTTGGTCCCTCAGTCACCAGGCAAGCTGTCCCCTCCCTACTCACTCCAGTCCCTGCACCTTTCAGAGCTGGGGAGGATGCTGCACCCAGCCCTCAGACCCCAAAATGTCCTCAGGCAATGCTGTCTGGTCCCCGGGTTTCTCTTGTCTGCAAAAGACCTTTCAAGGATGGGGCACAGGGCCATGTGTGAAGGGGCCTGGCGTTGGCACAGAACACACCCAGACACCATATTCTCGACCCAAAGGAGATCTATTACCCCCAGAGGGACAGGTGAAGGTGGGGGGTGCCTCCTGATCCCACACAGACAGCAGCAGGAGCCTCTGCAGATGCGGCTTTTTAGGGAGAAAAAGGGGAGTCTGTGCTAGTGTGAGCTGGTAAGTCCTGACTGGACAGGTTAGCCGTGTAGCCAAATACggaattttgattgctggaccttggtgtTTTGATAGTTGGACCTTGAAGTTTTAGTCAGGCATAAGGAAGTGGCCacataagggaatggaccttgggggCCAGCGAGCActcaagagcacacacacagacacactgacacacacacacacacacacacacacacacacagacacacacacacacaaacagtctATTTACTCAGTGTGTGACATCCCAGCCACCCTGCACCCTGGAGACTGAGACATGAGGACTGAGAATCTGACGTGCCGTGAGTCATGACATCACAGAATCTGAGATGTCACAAAGTTTACTCCTACAGAAAAATCCtaaatggaggctggagagatggctcagtggtaggagcactggctgctcttccacaggacccaggttcaattcccagcactgacatgagCTCACAActgactacagttccaggggaccgactcgggcaccaggcacacctTGGTGCAGACATACTCTAGAcaaaacacccttacacataaaatgtaattaaactgAGGAAGGTCCACGTggcggggctggcaggatggctctgTGGAGACCTGTTTGTCGTTGAGCCTGGCAGCCTGTGTTCCATTCCCAGGACTCACTTTTGAAAGGAAGGAACTGACTCGTGGAAGTCTTCCCGACCTCCGCTTGCCCAGCTGTGACAGATGTGGCCTGTgccccctgcccctctcccccaatttttttaaaactccatcctggccgggcggtggtggcacacacttttaatcccagcactcgggaggcagaggcaggcggatctctgtgagttcgaggccagcctgggctacagagtgagttctgggacagcatTCCTGGACAGTTGCAGTTTCtagacagagaaatcctgtctcgtaCCCGCCCCCCAAACAAATCCATGGTCCTTTGTTCCTCGCACGTGGGTCACTGTACCCTCGCCTGAGATACAGACTCTGGTGCCTGCGCATGTAATTCCGCACCTTAACTCTCCCTGGATCTGCGTCCACACCCGGGAGGAGCAGTCAAccattacagtgtgtgtgtggggcacaTAACGGAGCGGGGACGGTGGGGAAGAAGATCTGACTGTGCTGTGGGAAAGCACCGGCCTGTTAGGGAGAGAGGCGCCCTGGAAGAAGCGCCCGCTCTTACTGGACTGCGGTCACCTGCTAAGGCCAGGAGGAATTAACCCAGGCTGGTTGGCCACAGCAAGCCCGAGCCTGTGACAGTTTTATTGAGGgcaatcagactttttatacctttatcaggAGCCGGGGATACGGTGATGTTTGCAAACCTTACAGGATGTTCAAGATGAATGCCCAAGACCCGGCCCTGCCAAGCCCCGGGCTTCTGGGGGACACGGAGAGCCTGGGATCAGGAACCGACAGGCACACGGTGCCCGGGAGCCAGGGAACCTGTGGGCGGCCGGGCcggccaaggccctgggttcccgCAACGCCCGGACGGTGCAGATGGAGGGGGCGTGGCCTAGGCTCCGCCGGCAACGCCCCCAGCGGCCGGCAGGGGGCGCAGGAGGCTGGCGGGGACCGGACGGAGGCCCAGCGTGGGATGGGGGACCGCAGAGCTGCTGGGGGTCAGGAAAACTGTGGTCGCTGTCAAAGGGTGACGGCCGAGCCGGTCTTGGGAAGACGGAGGCGGGAAGAGCGCATCCGGGGGACCTGGTCTATGTTCGCTTAAagccagggaggggctgggggcgtggctcaggggtagagtgacAGCCTGGGGgcgctgggggcgtggctcag
It includes:
- the Rpl18a gene encoding large ribosomal subunit protein eL20, which encodes MKASGTLREYKVVGRCLPTPKCHTPPLYRMRIFAPNHVVAKSRFWYFVSQLKKMKKSSGEIVYCGQVFEKSPLRVKNFGIWLRYDSRSGTHNMYREYRDLTTAGAVTQCYRDMGARHRARAHSIQIMKVEEIAAGKCRRPAVKQFHDSKIKFPLPHRVLRRQHKPRFTTKRPNTFF